AGGGTTAGGCGTACAATGTACTACCAAGGCAGCAAGGCCGGAGACATCTCTTGCCTCCTTTCTCATTTCACTGTGCCTCGGGCTGCAGCGGCAGTCCCCAAACTTCCCGCTCCTCAGACACCCTGGATGTCCGGGCTCATTCTTGGCTCCATGCTCTGGCTCAGACTGCCCACTCTCCTGAACATTCTTCTTCTCGAGCCCTCCCTCCTGTTCCCGGGGCCTGGCTGGTGGAGAAGGCTCCTACCTTGGACCTGAGGGTATttcagcaggagcagcagggtgTAGCGGATCGTGGTGCTGACCGTCACTGTCCCGGCAAACAGCAGATACACGACCGTCATCAGCAGGTTCTTGGCGGTGAATTCTGTGTTTGGGTCTTGCTTCTCCTAGGAGAAACCAAGCAGAGGGACTCAGACAACACGGGATGCAGGCAgaagagacccagcacagccacgtGTAGGGCATAAGGCCGCAAGTGAAAAGCTTTGTCAGGgagtttaaataaaatgtatgggAAAGTCGGGTCTTGACATTACTTCTGTTGGCTTGAAAtggtttaaaaatgaaagagtggctatgattaaaaaaacccaaacagaaaatgacaagtgttgatgaggatgtggagaaaccagAACCCCTATCACCAAGGGGACATATGAAAGGGTgcagcagggacttccctagtggccccgTGGttaagaacctgactgccaactcagtgaacatgggtccgggaagatcccacatgctgcagagcaactaagcctgtgcaccacaactactgagcccacactcctaaagcccatgctctgcaacgagagaagccaccgcagtgagaagcccgtgttccacaaagaaaagtagcccctgctcaccgcaactagagaaagctcaagcgcagcaatgaagacccagtgcagccaaaaaaaaaaaaaaaaagcagggtgcAGCTATTATGGTAAATGGTATAGACTGCTGTACCTCCAAAGCTACAAACAGGATTACcatgtgatctagcaattccatttctggggaTTTATTCAAAAGAGtagaaagcaagaaataaatagaaagcagGATCTCGAAGGACATTTGCACACcccatgttcatcacagcattattcacattAGCCGAAAGGTGGAAGTAATCCAAGTGTCCAccgatggatgaatggataaagaaaatgtgctatATTTATACAATTCAGCCTTAATAAGGAGGGAAATCTTGTCACGAGGTACAGCGATAATGAATCCTGAGGACATTACGCTAAGTGAGAtaagccacaaaaagacaaatgctggtggctcagatggtgaagcatcCGCCtgctgtgggagacctgggtccgatccccgggtcaggaagctcccctggagaagggaatggctacccactcccgtatttttgtctggagaactgcatggacagaggagccctacaggctataatccataggatcacaaagattcggacacaatttagctactaacacacacacatgaggtgcctagagtagtcaaattcatagagaaaaaaTGTAGAAGGGGAtggctgggggctggaggagggaagaagggggagCTATCATTTAATgagtacagaatttcagttttgctgGCTGAAAAGAGTTTTGGCGATGGGTGGTGATGACGTAATATCTAACACTACTAAACtgtatacttcattttttttttttttttgatcatgcCACACAGTTTGTGGgctcctagttccctgaccaggaatcgaacctaggcagcaaaagcatggagtcccaacaactggaccaccagagaacttccaaaatttttacattttagtttTTTACAGAAGTCTGGTTGACTTATGATGTTTCCAGTCTACAGCAGAGTTATACAGATTGTATACAGAATGTATACAGATTGTATACAGAATGTATATAATCAtactatatatattctttttcaaactcttccattataggttattacaagacattaaATATacttccctgtactatacagtttatctatctgtttatctattttatatacagtaatatcTGTTCATCTCAAATATAATTAAatctttttaattcaaaaaatgaaaggaaatgggaattccctggcagttcagtggttagggctccatacTTTCAttgccgagggcctgggttcaattcccagtcggggaactaagatcccacaaaccgagtggcatggcaaaaaaaaaaaaaagtagggccacagagttaagaaaaaaattcctctCTCTCCATGAACAGGGTGGCTGCATGTATTCAAAGACTGTGGCCCTGAATATCTCTCCTAATTGCAAAGTGTATACAATTAAAAACTAGTTATTTCCACAGGGGTCATCGTACTGCGAATTTTCTCATATGCTGGTTGTTCTCAATTAATAAAGAAGACTTTCTTAGTGTAATTTTCTATTGCAAGGTTTCGTAAGTAAACCATTGTAATTGATAGGAACTGTCCTGTGTGGGTGTGGGGAAGTGACGGTCAGGGTTGACAGCAGCAGGTCAAGGGGCTTGAGGCCTGGGCAGGGAGCTGAGGTTGGAGGTAGAAGATGCAAGGGACTCAGACCCGCATTCACAGAGGGACgtgcagagagaaagagggagggtgaCAGAGAGTCCCAGCTGCACCACCCGGATGGGGGCCGGCCAGGAGGCCCCCCAACCCTAACCTTCCCCACCTTTGCCATCTTCAGCAGGAAGGCGTCCACGAGATCGCGCACAGGGCCTGAGGTGCCCAGGCTCCCCTTGTGCTGCCACACCTGCTGGGCGGCGAAGGCGGCCACGGTGCCCAAGTGGCGGAGGAGCTGCGTGTGGGGGCCCGGGAGGCGCTGTAGGAACCGGGAGAACATCTCGTAGGTCTGTGGGGAGAACAACAGCTGTTTCCATGGGGGCCCTGCACCAGGGTGGAGGGGCAGGCGGACAGGGCACTCTGGGGTTACCTGGAAGAGGCGGGCAGGAGCCTTTGGGGAAGGTGGCCAGAGAGGGGTCCCAGCCACTTACCTGGCCCCACGGGGAGCTGACCCCCACGGCGATGCCGCCAGCCGCCCGGACCACAGCCTGGAACTCCTCATTGTCGTAGGGGAGGCGGAGGTCGAAGACTAGGGAGCAGATGATGTTGCAGGTGGCCTGGGCCAGCAGCAGGGAGGGGTCAAACGGCCGTCCTGGGGAGGGGGGGACAGCGGGGAGGCTGTGATGGAGACAGGCAGAGCAGAACTGACTTGGGCAGAGCTGGTCCACAAAGATGGAATAGGGGCTCAACAGCACCGGAAAGACACAGGcacagagggagacagagacagcaGATTGAGATAGAGAGAGATAGGGAGACAGAGTCAGTGAAAGAGAGATACTGAGAGAGACAGACTGGGAAAGAGAGCTGGACATGGGgtattccctgggggtccagtggcgaagattctgcactctcactgcaggggtgatcagagaactagatcccacatgccgcttGGCTTGGCcagggggaaaaagagagagagagtgagagatagACTTACAGGagagaataacagaaaaatagagaaaggtggcccagtggtaaagattccaccttcCAGGGCGggagatgaaggagatgcaggtttaatccctgggtcgggaagatctattagaggaggatgtggcaacctgctccagtattcttgcctggagaatcccatggatggaggagcttggcgggctatagtccacagggtcacaaagagtctgacatgactgagcacacacagagaaaaagaagaggcagAAAGAGTGACATGGCAGTGCCAGGGACGCGGGCCCTGAGGGAGACAGCAGGGCGGATGAAAGGTGgaggaagacagaggcagagtaAACAGAGCTCCCAGCCTGGCCCTCAGGGAAGAAGTTCCTGCCACAGTTGGCGCCCTGCTGACCTTTTGTCCCCTGCAGCGCCTCCACCAGACAGCGGGCCTCCGCCTGGATCAGCTCCTCGCCTTCTCGCTTCCCCATGCCTAGGTCCCGCAGGGCCAGTGTGGTGAACTTCCTCAGCTGCCTCCATCGCTCCCCGTTGGAGAAGAACACCCCTGCACAGACGGCTAGGCTCAAGGAGGGACTGGCCCTCCCCCTGATCCCCAggactcctcccttcctcccagggaGGTGCCCTGTCCTGAGTCCATATGAGCCTAGTCCAGGGAGGAGGAATCAGGAGGTGCTCCGTCAGTGCCAAACCTTGCATCAGAGGCTGACCTCCTGGGGAGTCATTAACGGGGATTATCCAGACTCCGGATAATTCACCAAGGTGAATGAAgatgtcttcctttcttctctctatCCATCTTTTTATTCCTCtattcacccacccatccatttatccttccttcctcttcctctttctccctccctcccacccttctatctatctatcttaaCATTTATGCAGGTCTTCTCAGCTGGCCCaagcggtaaagaacctgtctgccaatccAGGACATATAAGagaggcgggttcgatccctgggttgggaagatcccttggagaaggaaatggcaatccactctagtattatttgctggagaatcccatggacagaggacagaggagcctggcgggctacagtctatagggttccaaagagtcggacatgactgaagtgacttagcatgcatgcatgggcaTTGGgtccagggaaggaggaggaaggaattgCACTGTTTTCGTCTTTATCCAAGAGACTTGCTCTGGACAGACCCTTCTCTGTTCTGAGCTGTTTCCACTTGTAGAATGCCAGCCTACAGTGGCCTCCTGGATGCCTCCTTCTGGATGTCCCCTGCCCATCCATCCCTCCACTGGGCCCCACATTGGCCTCAGCATCTCTCCTTGGCTCAGCCACCGAGCATCCCATTCCCTGCCCAGAGTCCTGCATTCCTTTCCCgaccacctcccctccccactccacgaCCCCAGCCCTGGTCCTGCCCAAGCCCCTCTCTGGACTCCCACACAGGAACCAGAGGACCTTTCTAACTCTGACTCTGTTCTTTTCCAGGAAAACCCAAAGTCTGGCTTGACTCAGGCTCTGCATGATCAGGCTCCGCAgatgtctccagctttgttccTCATACACCCACACTGGCCTTTTCTCACTTCCTCAAAGGTGTCAGCATGTCCCCTCTGCCTCTGCccctgctgtttcctctgcctggaccaCTCACCTCTTCCTCCTCACTGAACTAACTCCACTCAGCCTTGaggtctcagcttaaatgtcacctgctctaggaagccttccctgattccTTCCATTCTCCCCTCAACTCCCTCTGCTCCTGTGGCCAGTAAAGGTCCACTCTGTTCTGCTTTCAGGActgtgcatgcatactcagtcatgtttgactctttgcaaccccatggactgtagcccttcaggctcctctgtccatgaaattttccagacaagaatactggcttgtcatttcctccgccaggggatcttcccaacccaggaatcgaacctgagtctctggcgtctcctgtattggcaggggggttctttaccactagcaccacctggcttTAGAAATCTAGTCTCTCCCTCCATTGTCTTCTCACACAGCTCATCACTTCCACAGTAAAACATGTCATTACATTTGTTACTGCTGTGTTCCCAGTACCCAGCCAGGTGTAATGAAAAGTTGTCAGTCGATGAATGCATGCTCATCTCACCTTCGTGCTTTTGTAGGTGCTGGTCTCTCTGCCTGAAACACTGTTCCCCTAACCCTGAGTCTCAGCTCAGACTCCCCATCtttcaggaagacctcctggacaGGCTGGGCCAGGTGCCTCCTCCGATTCCACCAGTCCCAGGGCTTCCTGCAGGCCAGCCCTGATCTTTCTGGACTGTCACTATCTAGTGACAAGTCTGTCTCCTCCTGACCTGTGCGCTCTGGGAAAGCAGGGCCGAGGCTGTTTATTCACTGCTATGTTCCCTGGAGCACCCAGCACTggcctcctgctttcaatcttaaCACAGAGACTCGTTTGTACATTTTGAGAGTTTGCCCACTAATTCCCAGTGTCTCAAACGCTCTCCCTTTTCCTCCCAACCCTGCGGCTTCCCCTGGAGCAGCAATAACTCTACTACAACCAGATAACTGAGTGCTGACTTTGAGCAACCTTCAGTAATAGGTAATAGGCACTGTTAtcattccattttacaaatgaggaaacaggcccagagaccCTGAACCACACACAGAAGGCCACAGGCCAATAAATGGTGGCAGGCTCTGAGTGAAGGGACCCAGCAGCCTCCAGCTCCCCTTGTGACTCACCGTGGCTATCAAAGGTCCCGTCCAGCGTTGCCACCGTCCCCCGCCCGCTGAACTCCTCGGCCTGAcctcccagggcctcctgcaCAGCCTCATGCCCAACCAGGACCACCACGCGCCGCCAGGGTCCCAGGTACACGGTGAACACTGGTCCGTACTTCTTACTCAGCTGGGAGCAGGGAGCGAGGAGCGTGAGTGATGCGGGGCAGGCTGCTGCCTCTCAAAGTCTGTCTCCATCGCGACCCCTTGTCTCTGGATGAACCACCTAAGAGGAACCCCTTCTGCTTCTGCCTCACCCCAAATGGAAACAGTGCCTTTGGGAGATTCAGTTCTTGTTTTGTACCAggctcccagccccctgcccccgaAAGCTCTGCATCCCCAAACTCCATCACCCAACACACTCTCTGGTCCCCATCCCCTTACCCTGCAGAGCCCTAACTTCTGATGCCAGGATGACCCAAGACCCACCATTACTCCCACAACTCAGACATATAGCGGCAAAAATGGGCATGGATGATAACGGTGGGCTTCCTTAATCCCCACTCCCCCCAAAAAACTGACTAAATACTAAACTTTGAGTCACTGCTAAATACTCAAATTCTGGGAGCAGATATCACCAAGCACCAGCACTATCTCTTTTCAAACAAGACCTTTACCGGCCTTGCCTTGTACGGAGGACCCCAGAATGGGGAACCTCTGgcctttcctctcttccccccGACCCTGAAAAGGTTGGGGCCACCCCAGCCTTCTTTCTCTCCCCCACTTTCTCCTTCCCAGGAGCTTCCAGTTCCCTCCTAGCTGAGTTCCACGTATtctcccaccgcccccccccgccccccccccctccgcccccccgcccccgaccaGCCTCCAGCCCGTATCCCCATCAGTCTGGGCAGACAGATTCCTGGAATCCTCCAGCCTCCAACTCCCCCGCgtgaggggcggggggggggggggtggtggtggtggggtggggtggggtggcacaCCTTCTTTTCACTCTCTGCTCCCTCCTCAGGAGACTCACCTGTATCTCCCCGATACCTCTCCCAGTGGGACAAGCCACCACGGTCTCTTCTGCTTGAGGTCTCTTGTCTCAGCTCCGGTTCCCTGCACCCCGCTCCAACCTTCCTAGGATTCTCCCAGTCTCTCTAACCCGGGACCCCTGCTACTCTGGATCCTGCTTCCGACCCCTCACACTCTCTCCAGGATTCTCTGCCTCTCCTGGTGCCATCCCCACCTTAGCCTCCTTTCTCACCATCACTCCCTCAACTATCTCAGCCCGGGACCCTTACTCCCACCCCATCCCGGGGCATCCGTAGCCCCTTCGCCTGCATCTTCTAGGATACTCAAGGGCCTCTCTGCGTGGTCTCCCGGTTTGGGGTCCCCTCGCGTCTCTTGGCCCTGGCACCCCTCCCACCCGCTCTCCTCTAGCCGGGACGTCGCGCGGCCGCTCACCCGCAGGAGCCCCAGGTAGAGCGCCCCGGGCCGGAGCTGCAGGAGGTTGCCCAGCAGCGGCAGCGGCGTGGGCCCCGGGGGCAGGTGGCCTCGGTCCCAGGTCGCAGGCAGCACCAGCGTCACCAccaggaggagaagcagcagcagcagagcccaggTGCCCGCCGCCTCCATCTCTGCAGGTCTGCGGCTTCTCCGGTTCTCAGACGCCCCACGTGGCCCGGCTCgtctggggcgggggcggggcggctccctccctccccgccgGAATCCTGCCGAGGGAGGCGGGGCCGGAGCCTCTCCCGTTGCATGCGGGCGGGATTCTCTCCCCGCCGTCGGATTTCTTTCTCCCAGACGACCACCGCCGCCTGGTGTCGGGGACACACTCCCCAACGGTTCTAGGTCCCCCAGGTTCGAGGGGGCGGAGACCGCTCCCCGCTCCCCAGGTAGGGCGTGGACCCACGGGAGGAACCTGCAAGCCGGAGACTTTGGCCGCCTCCCGGAGGCCACACCCTAGTGCCTGGCGGCGACC
The nucleotide sequence above comes from Bos indicus x Bos taurus breed Angus x Brahman F1 hybrid chromosome 18, Bos_hybrid_MaternalHap_v2.0, whole genome shotgun sequence. Encoded proteins:
- the LOC113876478 gene encoding cytochrome P450 2S1, with amino-acid sequence MEAAGTWALLLLLLLLVVTLVLPATWDRGHLPPGPTPLPLLGNLLQLRPGALYLGLLRLSKKYGPVFTVYLGPWRRVVVLVGHEAVQEALGGQAEEFSGRGTVATLDGTFDSHGVFFSNGERWRQLRKFTTLALRDLGMGKREGEELIQAEARCLVEALQGTKGRPFDPSLLLAQATCNIICSLVFDLRLPYDNEEFQAVVRAAGGIAVGVSSPWGQTYEMFSRFLQRLPGPHTQLLRHLGTVAAFAAQQVWQHKGSLGTSGPVRDLVDAFLLKMAKEKQDPNTEFTAKNLLMTVVYLLFAGTVTVSTTIRYTLLLLLKYPQVQERVQEELMRELGAGQRPSLGDRARLPYTDAVLHEAQRLLALVPMGIPRALTKTTRFRGYTLPQGTEVFPLLGSILHDPAVFEEPKEFNPGRFLDADGKFKKHEAFLPFSLGKRVCLGEGLARTELFLLFTAILQAFSLEGPCPLGALSLQPAISGLFNIPQAFQLQFRPR